The DNA region CGACTGGCCATCGAAGTGGTCGGGGATCCGAGTTCCTTCTACATGGAATTCAGCTCCAGTCCAAAGGTGATCATATGATTGATAATTTGATTAATAAGATTACTAAATCAAGCCCTATCTTAAATTTTAGAAAGCAGTGGCAGTTATTAGGCAAATACATGTTTTCGGGGAGTCCAATTACATGAAGACCAAAATAATTATCCACGAAGATCGTTCCCACTTCGATCTCTATGTCCAGTTCATCCATGAGTTGGGAAGTAACCACCTCATCATGAACATTAAGGTGCGCGTAAAACCGGAAGGAAGTAATGTCTTTGTGCAACTTTTCGAAATGCGACGGTTAAACTTTTGCGAATTTCTCAACGAATACAACTCGAATCCGATGATGCAAATGATATTCAAAAAGAACCTCAATTGGCAAGACATTATTGTGTGTCCAGTGCGAGTGGGAAATTACTCGCTCCTAAACTCCGGAATAGCCGAAAATATCCAACCAGATGGGGTGCAGAATGGCACCTACAGGTTCTTCGCGGAAATAGTCGAGGAAATCGGAGAGATTGCGAAAGTATTTGCCCTTCAAGTCACTTCGGAGGTTTATATCGTAGACAAGGAACTGGACTGTAAATTTCGAGGCAAAGCTTTACAATGTTTGAACAATGATGCCTAACATGATGGTGGCTACTTTTAAAACTCTGTCTAAAggtatacaaatttaaatacaatacgGTGTTGGGTAAatgatttgcatttgtaaACATCTTTGAACGCCAAAGTgtagtaaataaaaaataaactgtACAAACGATTTttacatatacaaattaagttatttttacTACAAATAGCAAATGTGAACCCAAAAATTTGCAGCttaatttaagttttagaAACTGCGGCATTCTTGGGTTAACATATCAGATGGTTGGTGAATGGGCCCATTTAATAAATGTCACATTAATTGAAACTGGTTAATGGCTCATGACCATTTGGTGATCGCCAGCATACGATCTTTCTCATTGCGGTATGAACTTCGTTCGGCTGTCGTTATTTTTTCCGCTATTTTATATAGTAAATGGCAATGCAACTACTCAAAAATCCCTGTGGGATGACGACGTCGAGGATGAAGT from Drosophila santomea strain STO CAGO 1482 chromosome 3R, Prin_Dsan_1.1, whole genome shotgun sequence includes:
- the LOC120454162 gene encoding uncharacterized protein LOC120454162, with the protein product MKFSRFGWVSAFVLIRLAIEVVGDPSSFYMEFSSSPKKAVAVIRQIHVFGESNYMKTKIIIHEDRSHFDLYVQFIHELGSNHLIMNIKVRVKPEGSNVFVQLFEMRRLNFCEFLNEYNSNPMMQMIFKKNLNWQDIIVCPVRVGNYSLLNSGIAENIQPDGVQNGTYRFFAEIVEEIGEIAKVFALQVTSEVYIVDKELDCKFRGKALQCLNNDA